From Paucidesulfovibrio gracilis DSM 16080, the proteins below share one genomic window:
- a CDS encoding hydrogenase iron-sulfur subunit codes for MAEKLGVYICGGCDIAKSLDVEGLAEFVKNGRHQSLCPVVKTSPVLCSPEGRAEIEADIEAEGLDGVVVCACSPRVKWDVFEFGATQVNRVNLREQCVWTFADEPEKEDLLDSMAKDYVNMGIVYLNKSSVPEPEVEKCSETIMVLGGGFTGMNAALNVAKAGKDVVLVEKDAELGGKARDMYKTFPLTYPNTQLQDTGLDKLIAEVQASDKITVKTSATLEKLKGAPGHYTAVINGEELTIGAVILATGWVPGNTEYLAPLGYGKFKNVVTTSELEKMAKNGGIKRPSDSKAPKSVAFILDVEKFMADVDYSKPAVSVCEAPDDLPCDGNEEEGEECETFVYEDKESARHLAYSAEISSLVALKQAAYVREDAEAMAYVLYDHMMVPGVNERFYKVAQDDPGVMLSKARVTEIKEGAGSSLIISAKNTLLGEEVEIMADMVVLPTAIVPGTAHEPTMNFEYRQGPAFPDLELFDGFADSNYICFPYETRRTGVYAAGCVRQPMPLNLAQDDAAGAALKAIQCVASADHGVSVHPRSGDRSFPVFNFVRCTQCKRCTEECPFGALDDDEKGTPMPNPTRCRRCGTCMGACPERVIGFDNYNIDQMGSAIKQVQVPDNMDEGGPRVIILACENDAYPALDMAAFRGHSWSPYVRVLPVRCLGSVNAIWVADAMSKGVDGVMLLGCKYGDDYQCHFMKGSELCNRRKENIAESLNRLGVEPERVEQYEVAIDEYDKVPGLIEEFMTNVVAKFGPNPFKGY; via the coding sequence ATGGCTGAGAAGCTTGGTGTATACATTTGCGGCGGTTGCGATATCGCCAAGAGTCTTGATGTGGAGGGGCTTGCCGAGTTCGTGAAGAACGGCAGGCACCAGTCCCTGTGCCCGGTGGTCAAGACCAGCCCGGTGCTGTGCTCCCCGGAGGGACGCGCTGAAATCGAGGCGGACATCGAGGCCGAAGGTTTGGACGGCGTGGTGGTTTGCGCCTGCTCCCCGCGCGTCAAATGGGACGTGTTCGAGTTTGGTGCCACCCAGGTCAATCGCGTAAACCTGCGCGAACAGTGTGTCTGGACCTTTGCCGATGAACCGGAAAAGGAAGACCTGCTCGATTCCATGGCCAAAGACTATGTCAACATGGGCATCGTCTACCTGAATAAGAGCAGCGTCCCCGAGCCGGAAGTCGAGAAGTGTTCCGAGACCATCATGGTTCTGGGCGGCGGCTTCACCGGTATGAACGCGGCCCTGAACGTGGCCAAGGCCGGCAAGGACGTGGTCCTGGTCGAAAAGGACGCGGAACTCGGCGGCAAGGCCAGGGACATGTACAAAACATTCCCCCTGACCTACCCCAACACCCAGCTTCAGGACACCGGGCTGGATAAGCTCATCGCCGAGGTTCAAGCCAGCGATAAGATCACGGTCAAGACCTCCGCCACGCTGGAAAAGCTCAAGGGCGCGCCCGGTCACTACACCGCGGTCATCAACGGTGAGGAACTGACCATCGGCGCCGTGATCCTGGCCACCGGCTGGGTACCCGGCAACACCGAATATCTGGCCCCCCTGGGCTACGGCAAGTTCAAGAACGTGGTCACCACGTCCGAACTGGAAAAAATGGCCAAGAACGGCGGCATCAAACGGCCGTCCGACAGCAAAGCGCCCAAGAGCGTGGCCTTTATCCTGGATGTGGAAAAGTTCATGGCCGACGTGGACTATTCCAAGCCTGCCGTGTCCGTGTGCGAGGCTCCCGACGATCTGCCCTGCGACGGCAACGAGGAAGAGGGCGAGGAATGCGAAACCTTTGTCTACGAAGACAAGGAATCCGCCCGCCATCTGGCCTACAGTGCTGAAATCTCCAGCCTCGTGGCCCTGAAGCAGGCCGCTTATGTTCGGGAAGATGCCGAAGCCATGGCCTATGTGCTCTATGACCACATGATGGTTCCCGGCGTGAACGAACGCTTCTACAAGGTCGCGCAGGATGATCCGGGCGTCATGCTTTCCAAAGCCCGTGTCACCGAGATCAAGGAAGGCGCCGGAAGCTCCCTGATCATCAGCGCCAAGAACACCCTCCTCGGCGAGGAAGTGGAAATCATGGCCGATATGGTCGTACTGCCCACGGCCATCGTGCCCGGCACCGCCCATGAGCCGACCATGAACTTCGAGTATCGCCAGGGTCCGGCCTTCCCCGATCTGGAACTGTTCGACGGATTTGCGGATTCCAACTACATCTGCTTCCCGTACGAGACCCGGCGCACCGGCGTGTACGCCGCAGGTTGCGTTCGCCAGCCCATGCCCCTGAACCTGGCCCAGGACGACGCCGCGGGCGCGGCCCTGAAAGCCATTCAGTGCGTGGCTAGCGCGGATCACGGCGTGTCCGTGCATCCCCGCTCCGGTGACCGCTCCTTCCCGGTCTTCAACTTCGTGCGTTGCACCCAGTGCAAACGCTGCACCGAGGAATGCCCGTTCGGCGCCCTGGACGACGACGAAAAGGGTACCCCGATGCCCAACCCGACCCGCTGCCGCCGTTGCGGTACCTGCATGGGTGCCTGCCCTGAGCGCGTCATCGGATTCGATAACTACAACATCGACCAGATGGGTTCCGCCATCAAACAGGTCCAGGTACCCGACAACATGGACGAGGGCGGACCCCGCGTCATCATCCTGGCCTGCGAAAACGACGCCTATCCCGCGCTGGATATGGCCGCCTTCCGCGGACACTCCTGGAGCCCCTACGTTCGCGTGCTTCCGGTGCGCTGCCTCGGCTCCGTGAACGCCATCTGGGTCGCCGACGCCATGAGTAAGGGCGTGGACGGCGTGATGCTCCTCGGCTGCAAATACGGCGACGATTATCAGTGCCACTTCATGAAGGGATCCGAACTGTGCAACCGCAGAAAGGAAAACATCGCCGAATCGCTCAACCGCCTGGGCGTCGAACCCGAGCGCGTGGAGCAGTATGAAGTCGCCATCGACGAGTACGACAAGGTGCCTGGACTGATCGAAGAGTTCATGACCAACGTCGTCGCCAAGTTTGGCCCCAACCCCTTCAAGGGCTACTAG
- the aprA gene encoding adenylyl-sulfate reductase subunit alpha → MPLLPIKEASKGVALAEPEVIEMHADILMVGGGMGTCGTAFEAVRWADKVGGDISIMLCDKAALERSGAVAQGLSAINTYLGENDADDYVRMVRTDLMGLVREDLIFDLGRHVDDSVHLFEEWGLPCWIKKDGKNVDGAKAKAQGLSLRNGDPCVRSGRWQMMINGESYKCIVAEAAKNALGEERYMERIFIVKMLLDANEPNRIAGAVGFSTRENKVYVFTCNAAVVACGGAVNVYRPRSTGEGMGRAWYPVWNAGSTYTMVAQVGGEMTMMENRFVPARFKDGYGPVGAWFLLFKAKATNYKGEDYCETNRAMLKPYEDRGYAKGHVIPTCLRNHMMLREMREGRGPIYMDTKTALLSTFETLSPEDQKHLESEAWEDFLDMCVGQANLWAATNCAPEERGSEIMPTEPYLLGSHSGCCGIWVSGPDESWVPEDYKIKADNGKVYNRMTTVNGLFTCADGVGASGHKFSSGSHAEGRIVGKQMVRWVVDHKDFKPALKESAADLAKEIYQPWYTYEEGKAISTDPVVNPNYITPRNFMMRLIKATDEYGGGVSTLYMTSKALLNTGFWLLGMLEEDSKKLAARDLHELMRCWEQFHRLWTVRLHMQHIEFREESRYPGFYYRGDFMGLDDSKWKCFVNSKYDPATGETSIFKKPYYQIIPE, encoded by the coding sequence ATGCCTCTGCTTCCCATTAAAGAAGCTTCCAAAGGCGTTGCTCTTGCCGAACCTGAAGTAATTGAAATGCACGCTGACATCCTCATGGTCGGCGGTGGCATGGGCACCTGCGGCACCGCTTTCGAAGCCGTGCGCTGGGCCGACAAGGTCGGTGGCGACATCTCCATCATGCTGTGTGACAAGGCCGCCCTCGAGCGCTCCGGCGCCGTGGCGCAGGGTCTGTCCGCCATTAACACCTACCTGGGTGAGAACGATGCCGACGATTACGTCCGCATGGTCCGCACCGACCTGATGGGCCTCGTCCGCGAAGACCTGATCTTCGACCTGGGCCGTCACGTGGACGATTCCGTCCATCTGTTTGAAGAGTGGGGCCTGCCCTGCTGGATCAAAAAAGACGGCAAGAACGTTGACGGTGCCAAGGCCAAGGCCCAGGGTCTGTCCCTGCGCAATGGCGACCCCTGCGTCCGCTCCGGCCGCTGGCAGATGATGATCAACGGTGAGTCCTACAAGTGCATCGTGGCTGAGGCCGCGAAGAACGCCCTGGGCGAAGAGCGCTACATGGAGCGTATCTTCATCGTGAAGATGCTCCTGGACGCCAATGAGCCTAACCGCATCGCCGGTGCCGTCGGCTTCTCCACCCGTGAGAACAAAGTCTACGTGTTCACCTGCAACGCCGCTGTCGTGGCTTGCGGTGGTGCCGTTAACGTGTACCGTCCCCGCTCCACTGGTGAGGGTATGGGCCGCGCTTGGTACCCGGTCTGGAACGCCGGCTCCACCTACACCATGGTGGCTCAGGTCGGTGGCGAAATGACCATGATGGAAAACCGCTTCGTGCCCGCCCGCTTCAAGGACGGTTACGGCCCGGTCGGTGCCTGGTTCCTGCTCTTCAAGGCCAAGGCTACCAACTACAAGGGTGAGGACTACTGCGAGACCAACCGCGCCATGCTGAAGCCTTACGAGGATCGCGGCTACGCCAAGGGTCACGTCATCCCCACCTGCCTGCGTAACCACATGATGCTCCGCGAAATGCGCGAAGGTCGTGGTCCCATCTACATGGACACCAAGACCGCCCTGCTGAGCACCTTCGAGACCCTGTCTCCCGAAGATCAGAAGCACCTCGAGTCCGAAGCCTGGGAAGACTTCCTCGACATGTGCGTCGGTCAGGCCAACCTCTGGGCCGCCACCAACTGCGCGCCTGAGGAGCGTGGCTCCGAGATCATGCCCACTGAGCCGTACCTGCTCGGTTCCCACTCCGGTTGCTGCGGCATCTGGGTTTCCGGTCCGGACGAGTCCTGGGTCCCCGAGGACTACAAGATCAAAGCCGACAACGGCAAGGTCTACAACCGTATGACCACCGTGAACGGCCTGTTCACCTGCGCTGACGGCGTTGGCGCTTCCGGCCACAAGTTCTCCTCCGGCTCCCACGCCGAGGGTCGTATCGTCGGTAAGCAGATGGTCCGCTGGGTCGTCGACCACAAGGACTTCAAGCCGGCTCTGAAAGAAAGCGCCGCTGACCTCGCCAAGGAAATCTACCAGCCCTGGTACACCTACGAGGAAGGCAAGGCCATCTCCACTGACCCGGTCGTGAACCCGAACTACATCACCCCGCGTAACTTCATGATGCGCCTGATCAAGGCCACTGACGAGTACGGCGGCGGTGTTTCCACCCTGTACATGACCTCCAAGGCTCTGCTGAACACCGGCTTCTGGCTGCTCGGCATGCTGGAAGAGGACTCCAAGAAGCTGGCCGCCCGCGACCTGCACGAACTGATGCGCTGCTGGGAGCAGTTCCACCGCCTGTGGACCGTGCGCCTGCACATGCAGCACATCGAGTTCCGCGAAGAATCCCGCTACCCGGGCTTCTACTACCGCGGCGACTTCATGGGCCTGGACGATTCCAAGTGGAAGTGCTTCGTGAACTCCAAGTACGATCCCGCCACCGGCGAGACCTCTATCTTCAAGAAGCCCTACTACCAGATCATCCCCGAATAA
- a CDS encoding CoB--CoM heterodisulfide reductase iron-sulfur subunit A family protein — translation MSNNSILVVGGGFAGITAALEAAELGYEVFIVEKNPYLGGRVAQLNQYFPKLCPPSCGLEIQFQRIKKNPKVKYYTLSQVDSISGSAGNYNVTVTKQPRYVNARCTCCGECAKAGRTEVDSEFDFETGKRKAAYTTHLFAFPARYTIDPDTCDKIELERIKDACPYDAIDLEEQPKTFDLNVGSIVWATGWKPYPMEKLTNLGGGKVPNVISNMQMERLASPSGPTDGRIVRPSDGAEPKRIAFVQCAGSRDENHLNYCSYICCMASLKHVRYLRERYPEAKVVVYYIDLRTPGRYDKFKSLTVDDPNLSLVKGKVAAVAEDKDNNPILTVENAVTGIKNDEQFDLVVLATGMQPSAAGEKLPAGLPVDEEGFIIGGEDKGIVAAGCAKLPLDVMKTAQSGTSAALKAIQNVVGR, via the coding sequence ATGTCGAACAACAGTATTCTCGTAGTTGGCGGTGGATTCGCAGGGATCACCGCTGCCTTGGAGGCCGCTGAATTAGGCTACGAGGTCTTCATTGTGGAGAAGAACCCGTACCTTGGCGGACGAGTGGCGCAATTGAATCAGTATTTCCCGAAATTGTGTCCTCCCTCCTGCGGGCTTGAAATTCAGTTCCAGCGCATCAAAAAAAATCCGAAAGTCAAGTATTACACCTTGTCCCAGGTGGATTCCATTTCCGGAAGCGCCGGCAACTACAACGTCACCGTGACCAAACAACCCCGGTATGTGAACGCGCGTTGCACCTGCTGCGGCGAGTGTGCCAAAGCCGGAAGAACCGAAGTGGACAGCGAGTTCGACTTCGAAACCGGTAAGCGCAAGGCCGCCTACACCACGCACCTTTTCGCGTTCCCCGCGCGCTACACCATCGATCCCGACACTTGCGACAAGATCGAACTGGAGCGCATCAAGGACGCCTGCCCCTACGACGCCATCGACCTCGAAGAGCAGCCCAAAACCTTTGATCTGAATGTGGGCAGCATCGTCTGGGCCACTGGTTGGAAGCCCTATCCCATGGAAAAGCTCACCAACCTGGGCGGCGGCAAGGTGCCGAACGTTATTTCCAACATGCAGATGGAGCGGCTGGCTTCTCCGTCCGGTCCCACCGACGGCCGGATCGTGCGGCCCAGCGACGGCGCCGAACCCAAGCGCATCGCCTTTGTGCAGTGTGCCGGTTCCCGCGACGAAAACCACCTCAACTACTGTTCCTACATCTGCTGCATGGCCAGCCTCAAGCACGTGCGCTACCTGCGGGAACGCTACCCGGAAGCCAAGGTCGTGGTCTACTACATCGACCTGCGCACCCCGGGACGTTACGACAAGTTCAAGTCCCTCACCGTGGATGACCCGAATCTCTCCCTGGTCAAGGGGAAGGTCGCGGCCGTTGCCGAGGACAAGGACAACAACCCCATCCTCACAGTGGAAAATGCCGTCACCGGCATTAAAAACGATGAACAGTTCGACCTCGTGGTGCTCGCCACCGGCATGCAGCCCAGCGCGGCCGGGGAAAAGCTGCCCGCCGGACTGCCCGTGGACGAGGAGGGCTTCATCATCGGCGGCGAAGACAAGGGCATTGTGGCCGCCGGCTGCGCCAAGCTGCCCCTGGACGTCATGAAGACGGCCCAGAGCGGAACCAGCGCCGCCCTCAAAGCCATCCAAAACGTTGTCGGGAGGTAA
- the aprB gene encoding adenylyl-sulfate reductase subunit beta codes for MPTFVNPEKCDGCKGGEKTACMYICPNDLMILDPDEMKAYNQEPDACWECYSCVKICPQGAIEARPYGDFAPLGGTCIPMRSAEDIMWTVKFRNGSVKRFKFPIRTTPEGSIKPFDGKPEPGDLDSELLFTETELVAPKEALGKKFDVTDADMTRVWKGGELDG; via the coding sequence ATGCCGACCTTTGTCAACCCGGAAAAATGTGACGGCTGCAAGGGTGGCGAAAAGACCGCTTGCATGTACATTTGCCCGAACGATCTCATGATCCTGGACCCTGATGAAATGAAGGCGTACAACCAGGAGCCTGACGCTTGTTGGGAATGCTACAGCTGCGTTAAAATTTGCCCCCAGGGCGCCATCGAGGCCCGTCCCTACGGCGACTTCGCTCCTCTCGGCGGCACCTGTATCCCCATGCGTTCCGCTGAGGACATCATGTGGACCGTCAAGTTCCGCAATGGTTCCGTGAAGCGCTTCAAGTTCCCCATCCGCACCACCCCTGAAGGCTCCATCAAGCCCTTTGACGGCAAGCCCGAGCCGGGTGACCTGGACTCTGAACTTCTGTTCACCGAGACCGAACTGGTTGCCCCCAAGGAAGCCCTTGGCAAGAAGTTCGACGTGACCGACGCTGACATGACCCGCGTGTGGAAGGGCGGCGAGCTGGACGGCTAG